The Gossypium hirsutum isolate 1008001.06 chromosome D06, Gossypium_hirsutum_v2.1, whole genome shotgun sequence genome contains the following window.
GCCAATGAGCCGTAATGTCCAATTCATCAGTTTTAAAAAGACAAGATATATCATACATATAAGAGGCAATTAGAAGGGCGTTCGTTATACAGACAATGGAAACaagtttttgataaaattttgacTCATAAAAGGAGATTTGAACCAAAACAAAATTAGTGATGAGGAAAGGTTTAATATCTTCCTCATCTGCGACTTAGCCAGAGATTCCAAGTGGGACTCTGTGAAGATGCCCTGAACCAAACCACGCCAGGGGTTCAACATCCTTCCAAGCTCATTCATTAGGAACTTCCTAATGATGCACATTTTTATGACAACAGGCTTGTTCCTTTCTTTCGGAAAATCATTGACTTGGATCAAATACTTGAAAccgttttttgaaattttcagccAGTTTTGTTTCCTCAACTTTGCCAATTGTACAATTCCTCCAATCAGCCCTATCAGCCACGTTCAATAGGCCAGCCACAACCTGCATCAATTTCATACCTATCATTCTTTTTTTCATTGCTACAGATCATCTCTTAAACATTGGCTTTAGATATTCATGTTACTAACTTCATAATTATTACCCCCCCCCCCAACACACTTATATGAACAAGTCTCGAATATTAGAATATTCATAACAGCAGATTATTCTGCAGCAAATGAATGATTATTCACCAATGGTAACCTGAATCACCTTTCCGCAAAACAATTTTAGGTTTATGGCGCGAGTTCCAAGATATAACACAGCCCCACTTCCTATATGGATGTCAACTGAAGCATGAACACCCATCTCATTGACAAGAGCTCCCTAGATAAGGGAAATGGTTTTTTGTTTTCCCCCAATAACAATAAAAAGCTTCTCATCACTACCTTCTTTATTCTCGGTTtcctatttttggaaaaaatgtTACAATTGACATAATTCAAAAGAAGTTATGTCAGCCATTTATGAAAATGGAAAGCAATCATGAAAATCCatgttaaagaataaaataaactaattacCAACAAACTAAAAAGGAGGGCACTTTACTTAAGGAATAAGGATAGAATTCAAGGCATCTTGTTGagaaataaaatgcaaaattcatTTTCTTAGGTTTCAATTTAGTACGCAGGTGCCCAGGTTCAAATAGGCAGCAGCATCACATTCAATGGAGAAATTAAGAATCTTACCTCACGACCAAATTGGGCAGGAAACTTCTCATTCTCTTCAATTAAATGTAAAAGGATTGAACCTTCAGGCAGTTCCACATAGAAGCAGCTAAAATTCTTATCAAACTGTGTCCTCAACCATTTTCTCCCCTCGGAATTATTGCTGACTGCATGAGAAACATGAGTGCAAAGATTCAGAGGAACATAAAGGGGTTGGGGGGGATGAATTTGAGGAGGATTAGAACAGAAGCTATATTCAGTATCCCTTCGAGACAGACAACACATTCATGCATTACAAAAGCCATACATATGGAAATTTTGAATGCAACATTATCAACGTGCATATGAACCACTCACTCAAATGTGATAAACTTACATTTTTTTGTAACAAATTCAAAACCCAACTTTTCAGCTGCCAAAGTAAAAATGTCTTTAAGAATAGCTGCTTTGGATGATGGAACAGGTACAGCCTACGCAAAAGGAACAGAATATACAATTAGATGTCAAAATATATACTTAACTATAAAGAAAACTCAACATCAACGAAACAATTATGGAGAGAAACCATGCAACCTTATGTTTTATGTGTAACTTATAAATTTACTCTTGAATAACTAAAAATGATTAAGGCAATTGCTTATTTAGTTTGGGAGTGGCAACAATACTTTATCTGCAAGTGTTTGCCATGTTCCACGATATAATATATACTTAAGATTAGAGACTTCATAATCAGGTAAAGCTGCACTGAGCAATTCGCCACTTCTTTGGCATTGTAAAGTCTACCTCCATGATATTCATAAGAGAAATCTCTTTTACCTGAAGGTTGGCATGGGTGCCACGTATTGATATCCATTCAAAGAACACTGCTTCTTTACCCTGGTTTTTATAATACACCTTCAGACTGTTCTGGAATTTGCCAAGTTCAATTTCACTATCTGCTGGTAGAGAAAGAGTATTTGGCATATGCTCAACTGGAATTATCAGTACATGATCTTGGACAAGTGGGCCTTTCGCTAGCGCACAGTAGAAATTCTCTCCTATACTTGTTACCAGATGTGACTCCACATTTGGGCTTGACAAACAAAACCAGCACTCTTTTGATCTGTATTCAgtcacaaaatatataataactatagtggtttatatattttacaataagGATTAAAGGGCACACAATCTGCAATCTGCAGTTTTATTGTGTTGGCTAATAGATTTTTCTGCTAAAAATGTTACTAAATTAACAATAACGCGCAGTGGTCTAGTTGCAAGTTAAAATAGGGGGAAAATGATAAAGGCAATAAAAAACCAACCTGTTAGCATTAGCATTGCTAGATCCTGGTCTTTTACGAGAATGATTCTCACCATCATCCTGTAAACTGTGCTTAAAGTTGCAATCAGGGCCTTTTTCACACTTTCCTTTGATAATAAAGTCAAGACAAACACCTCTCAAAAATTGTTCCCTTGCATCAGCATCATGTGGGAAGTTGCACTTTTCTCCACGTGGACAAGTTCCAGAGGATATAAATTTAAAACACACCTTATTAGTATCACCATTCCCATGCTTTTGTCGTTTGCTAGACACATCATATCTCCAGTATTGTGAATCAAGTCCAATATCACTAGCTCTCTTTGTGGTTTCTTTAGGACGATCCACTTGGTCAACTAATGTATACGGTGATAAGGTAGTATTTGGTGGCTTTGCACTGATCTCAGCAGCTGCCATGGTAGATGATGGAGTTGGAGAAAGCGCGTGAAGAAATTTCTGAGGAGCAGATGCAGGAAACAACAATCACAAAATGCCTTTAACAGCTAAATCTAGCTGTTTGTAGTGCTTGAAACAATAAATACTTCAGATAATCCTCGCAAGATAAGATATTATATTAACCCAAATCATAATATAGAAAGAATAGTTTGATTATGCAGAAATTCTTcaagacaaaaaaaaatgatGCTGGTCTTCTTTCCCTACTTCTCTCTCCTCTAGCGTGCAGAAATGTCTGAACTCTTTAAACAGGAGGGAAGAGCACGGCAGAGCACAGGAAAAATTCAAGTAGGAAAGAAACAACCACCTTTTATTTGGAGGTCCAGTGAAAGCATAGTAGCAATTTAAATGTTCCTCAATTTAGATATCAATATCGTACCATCACAATGCAGGTTAATGCTTCATTAATAGAAATTTATATGTAAAAACCTCACCGAATACAACAAATACTCAGTATATAAGAAAGTCACACCTGTTTCTCTTTATTCCCAACAGATGCAAGACCCAAGAACCGAGTTACATGTACAGCATCAACATTACAATAAGGTTCACGAGCATAATATGCACCCTTAGTACCTGCAATGTGATAGCTAACAGGGAGAACAACCATTAgcgaaagaaaagaaacaacttAACTAAcagcaaataaaataaagaagcaTAATTCCGATAGGGTTGTAAAGTCATTATCGCTTCTAAGGTATCAGTCTTTCACGAGAAAAACTGCTCTGAAAATGGCCACATTGAGATGTCTAAGCGGATTGGCACATCACTGTCGATTTTTCCAGCCAATAGAAAATGCTAGTGAATATCAAATTCTCCCTAAAATCTTTCCTTCCAGTGAAAACATTTCTTTGCACTTCAGACTGAACCATTATTGCATATTCTATAGTTTCAGATATTTCATGAAAATGAAATTCAACTCCTAACATTACAAGGCAGTACTTGAGGTGGTTAAATACATACAACAAACAGCATCTGACCATTAAATTGTTGTTCTGAAAGGGGATGGTAAGATTGGACTAGAGATATTTCAAATGAGAGGAGATATGGTTCTCACTAAAAGCTTGAGCCTTTTACAATATCAAGATGTCTAAAAGTCTAAGATAAGCTTTCATTTGATAGTAGAACACTGAGTCTTGGACACACAACAAGCCAGAGATGTCAAAAAAGCAGAATATAGTTCAAAGTAACAAATGTATCTTTCATTTCTAACATTTCACTAAGTGTATGGCCTTAGACCATGAACAATATAAGGATTAATGTACCTGACTCGATAATTTTTCTATTAACATCGAGTTGGGTTCTGTCATTAGCCATTTCAACTTGAAGTCGTTGTGAGATAAGAGTCATcattaaatactaatttgaaCAAGAACCATAAAATAAACATTCATGGTCATGGAAACAGCATCATATATCTGACAAGAAGCATAAAAACTGTATATTTGAGAATTGGATGCACCAAGTAATGCAAAACCTTCAAACATCACGTACCGTGGTTTGATCTCTGCAACTAGTTGGGAGACAGTGGAATCACTGCCAGAAGAATCTGAGATTCCTGCAGGGATATCTGATGCAGTGGCTCTATTTGTGATACCACTTGGCCATTCATTAGTAAAAACTAATTAAGGAATTCAAAATAAACAACCTAAAAGcgaatcaaatttaaaattaaagtctCGATGCCTATCAAAGCAAAGGATATCTTAAAAAGAAATCAACTATTCCAGGTTCCTCAGCGAATGCTCGTAGCGTGTCAATGTCAATTTGACTATATGTTCCAAACTGTTGACCATTAGACAACTGCCTACCGGATAAGTAAGCCACAGACAAACCTAAATATAAGCACAAAAAATCAGATATGATAGAAAATTTTCACATGCACTTTCTAGCCTAATTACGTATACTTTCTCAGTAACCAAACAGAGACTATTTAAaagaagtttaaaaaaaaattaccatgGAAAGTGAACATCCCGCTGCCTTTTAACCAAAACAAATTGTCGCAAACCTTGAAACCGTCCATTTTGAAACCTTGGTTAGCGGAGTTCCTCGAAACAGCCGACAAAACCTTGGGTGCACCAACTCCGTAATCGCCAATGAAGTAAGTCGGGAGAGGAACTTGGGCCCTGCCTTCAACGTAGTCCATTAATTCATCAAGCCGATCTGGTTCATCGGGGAAGAACTGACCCACGCAAAAAAGAGCATCGAAAGGACCCGCTGATTTGTTTACCTGAAAAAATATAATCGTTTTTTAGCTCCCCgcagttcaaaaaaaaaaaagcaaaccgTAACAGAAACATGgagaaatctaaaaaataaatgaaatgaaagaaactAACAGAGTTGACTCGCTTGAAGAGCTGGTTGAGACGGCCTAAAACGTCCCCGCATAGTAGAATTCTGGGAGAAGCCATGAGAGAGGAAGAGAGAGACCGATGTGGGGTGAACGCCGGAAGCCGCGTTCTCTGAAATGAAAGATTGAAGCCCGGGAACTTGGGCTTATGCGGAAAGTCTCAAATGGTCCCAGCCGTCCGGCCCATATTTGCTGGGCTCAAATATACTCGAGAGTTAATAGTGTTgttataattaaactaaaattgatgGTCTGAGAGGACTGCACCCTCACTTTAATCttacatttttctctctttctccatTTTACTTTCTGCTTCAATAACTTCGTATTTTCGAATGCAAAAtactttatataaattttaaaataataatttttataataagctAATTACGTTATTATCAACACAATTTTTAGTCttgatttaaaaatgttttaatcaattttcatttaCATGTGCTAATTAAGTAAACCcgtttaataaatatattatttataatttattaaaatttaaaataagttataagtacaattatattaaaaaaattaatatatattgttataattttacaatatttcGTTGTATTTAAAtccaaatatataattttaatgtcGTTGCTGCCCATCTCACTAAAACTAACGATTAATTTTAACAGAAAGATGAAAAGTTACACTAGTAGCCCTTGATTTGTTTTTGgttcaattttgttttttattcatcctaatttatacaattttttgttttgaaagtTGGCTttgtcaaatttaaatatattatatgtaatataaatataaatttaataattatagaaAGTAAAGATAGATATTATTatataagatttatttttataaaaaagattatgtatattttattagttaatatgaatatatattttaaactaatgTTTCTATTATTTAAACActtaatattatttaactatgatttaacattaatttaaatttattatttaatataaatatgagtttaatcttttgtttttattatatatacaaTTATTTAATCCAGTTCAATTTGATGGTGATTTTCTACTTCCATCTCACCGGATGTAATCCAAAGTTCCAAACAAATATATCCTAATGCTTCACGAATTAAAACAATCTTTCAGAGCAGTATTCACATTCAGATTGCGAGGCTGCAGTATTTCATTCTAGATGTTGACGTGGAAGGCTATCATATGTAGAGGGTTTTCTTCATTATACAGTGTCTGATGTATTGTTCACTTTCATGGTATCAACTGTAATTGTTGTATGGCAAGGGTTAGGACTGTGTAATTTGGCATAATTGTAGGgttaacaataattcatcatGTGATCATTATGACTATATAGTTTCTCATCTGATTCTCCCGCACTGCACTGTGAATGCAGACACAGTTGAAGGAAAGCAGGTGTTTTGgagaattttcaattcaaaagaTCAAATCAGGGAGCTAACTAATTTCACCATTTGGCCAGCTCTTTGCAAGCTTTGGCATTACTGTCTTCCACCTTTTTTGCATCATATGCttcacatcatcatcatcagacATGCCTAACCTTTTGTTTCACTTGTTACCATATCGAAACAGCTCAAAGCATGTTTGTGACAGCTCTCCCTTGAATGAGCTAGCTGCTCATGTTCAAATATCTCAAACTACTTCCCAATAAGTTCAACATTGTCAACACCCAAGTCTTCTTCGAGTTGTTTTAtgacatttcattttatttccttttgtCCTATCCCATCTGTTGCGAATCACATTATAAACTCTTTTGAAATGATGTTATTTGAATATCTCAAAAGCACCCATTTTTTTCTGCTATATGTGAAGATCTTAAGGGTTCAACTTCATCCATCATTATTCCCAACAGGGAAAATGACACTTATTCTGCAATTATGCATATAATACTAAAAAGTTATGCATTTTGAGTTATGGAACAATCTTGTTAGAAAACTAGCATTATAGTAAGCACCATATTAATTTTATTCTCCAGACCGTCTTTTTTGGCAAGTACCagtcttttttttggggggggggggatttatatttatttgttggAAAATGGAGAGGATGGGGTTGTCAATCAAGTTTAGGACAAATCCTTTGCGTGAGCTATGATTTGCCGGGTCAGATCCTAACATTGTTCCTGCGAACCTGACTAGCTTTGTTTGTTTGTAACTTTGTATGACGCCAAAAATGATAGGCGCTAGTCAGAGATATTGTGTCTATCACATATAACTTTCAAAGTATCAGAACCAGATTTTTCATGTTGAATCCAAGCCCAAGGGCCATTAACTTAAGGGTATTGACTGAAACAGCAGCAATATATAGTTCCTGCTACTTACTGGTGACAGTGTAATCaaatttttaagagattttttGTCTTATTAAACTTGCTTGAAAGATAAGTGATCCAAGTCAGCTGTTTTGGCTTCAGTACAGGCACACAGCAAGGATTTGAATATCCTGTTCTTGTTTCCAAAATCTTGTAAATTGGACGCTACCGGCTCTTCCATATCTATATTGAACCTTGGGATAGTTCATCAGGATTCTGTACAACAGTAGAATTAAATATGGAACATGACTCGGCAATGCTCACTAAAGAACAAATGGATTAACAATATGACAAGAAACAGCTATAAAACAATGTAATCTGCCATTCAGCAGCTTCAAAGCCTCTGCTAGATCGAAAATGCCATTGATCGAGTACGGCTGCCGTGCTCAGAGCATCCAAGACTTACATGGTTCTATTTTCTATTTGGTTCCAACGACCTCACTTCAAAACAAACTGGCCTGGCCATTGAATTGTATGGTATCCACCAcagatcatcatcatcatccaagATCCAATACCCAACTCTAGGAAAAGGGATTCACCTTTTCATCATTGGAGAACAAATTGACCACACCATGCAATAACCTCTGAAGGTAAAGATTTTAGTGACAGAGAGGTGGGATGGtgctttttttcctttcttcttcttaaatttttttcttttagagtTCTGTGACCTAAATTCTAAGAGAttacttgcaagtcaagttaaacaaaatatatcttctttttagaagatttagtatttatgagtataatgtatttagcatttattagcataatatatttgacttttattagaattaggtttttttcaacctataaatagatctctcgaaactcctcttgtaattattcaaatttgacatagtaaattttcttctcctttgcccgtgattttttttcccgaaagggttttctaAGTAAAAATttgtatgttctttattttttatttctcttttctttacgatatattatcattaccgacgttctattttta
Protein-coding sequences here:
- the LOC107901111 gene encoding zinc finger CCCH domain-containing protein 64 isoform X2 codes for the protein MASPRILLCGDVLGRLNQLFKRVNSVNKSAGPFDALFCVGQFFPDEPDRLDELMDYVEGRAQVPLPTYFIGDYGVGAPKVLSAVSRNSANQGFKMDGFKVCDNLFWLKGSGMFTFHGLSVAYLSGRQLSNGQQFGTYSQIDIDTLRAFAEEPGIVDFFLSNEWPSGITNRATASDIPAGISDSSGSDSTVSQLVAEIKPRYHIAGTKGAYYAREPYCNVDAVHVTRFLGLASVGNKEKQKFLHALSPTPSSTMAAAEISAKPPNTTLSPYTLVDQVDRPKETTKRASDIGLDSQYWRYDVSSKRQKHGNGDTNKVCFKFISSGTCPRGEKCNFPHDADAREQFLRGVCLDFIIKGKCEKGPDCNFKHSLQDDGENHSRKRPGSSNANANRSKECWFCLSSPNVESHLVTSIGENFYCALAKGPLVQDHVLIIPVEHMPNTLSLPADSEIELGKFQNSLKVYYKNQGKEAVFFEWISIRGTHANLQAVPVPSSKAAILKDIFTLAAEKLGFEFVTKKFSNNSEGRKWLRTQFDKNFSCFYVELPEGSILLHLIEENEKFPAQFGREETENKEGSDEKLFIVIGGKQKTISLI
- the LOC107901111 gene encoding zinc finger CCCH domain-containing protein 64 isoform X1 codes for the protein MASPRILLCGDVLGRLNQLFKRVNSVNKSAGPFDALFCVGQFFPDEPDRLDELMDYVEGRAQVPLPTYFIGDYGVGAPKVLSAVSRNSANQGFKMDGFKVCDNLFWLKGSGMFTFHGLSVAYLSGRQLSNGQQFGTYSQIDIDTLRAFAEEPGIVDFFLSNEWPSGITNRATASDIPAGISDSSGSDSTVSQLVAEIKPRYHIAGTKGAYYAREPYCNVDAVHVTRFLGLASVGNKEKQKFLHALSPTPSSTMAAAEISAKPPNTTLSPYTLVDQVDRPKETTKRASDIGLDSQYWRYDVSSKRQKHGNGDTNKVCFKFISSGTCPRGEKCNFPHDADAREQFLRGVCLDFIIKGKCEKGPDCNFKHSLQDDGENHSRKRPGSSNANANRSKECWFCLSSPNVESHLVTSIGENFYCALAKGPLVQDHVLIIPVEHMPNTLSLPADSEIELGKFQNSLKVYYKNQGKEAVFFEWISIRGTHANLQAVPVPSSKAAILKDIFTLAAEKLGFEFVTKKFSNNSEGRKWLRTQFDKNFSCFYVELPEGSILLHLIEENEKFPAQFGREVVAGLLNVADRADWRNCTIGKVEETKLAENFKKRFQVFDPSQ